The genomic DNA GGGGGCTTATGGGGCGGTTTTAGGGGTGATTTAATGTAtattgggggatttgggggtattaTGGGAAAGTTTTGGGTTGATTTGTGGGATATGCGTCAgttttgggatgatttgggtggatatggggTAGTTAATGGAATATGGGgaggtgatttgggggaatatggggcagttgagttgatttggggggatatgagggggtgggggatattgggggtgattttgggcaATATGGGTGGTGTTGGGGGTGATTTGTACGGCTATGgctggtgtttgggggagatgttagggtgatcttggggcacaaggggtgttggggtgatttgtggaatatgggttgttttgggggtgatttggtgggatatgggggtttGGGTGTGTATGGggcatgatttggggagatatggggggatttgggctgaTATGGAGGATATAAGCGTTTTTTGAAGGGATATGGGTGTTTTGCGGTAatacagggaggttttgaggggatttggggtatttggggagaTACATGCAGTTTGGGGAGGATTTAGGGTTCATCACTACTGGTTAGTTTTGGGCACCTGTGTCGAGGACTCACCCAAAAGggttctgtccctgtgctccagctccacgacaaagggaagctcctgcgggatggggcatccagctctccgtcctgatcaacaccccaggtgagagctggaaacacagactggcccctctcacccacagaagttggtggcctcattcccccaggagaggggcccgctggtagttttgctcaaaccagcaagtttaagtgtagaagcacaaacagattcttcagactaagaaaataaataaaccagggcgtgtgaaacagaacagagcgcTAGCTGGCGTGAGTGACACCACGCTCTGGCAGGCAGTGGAGTGCCCTGCCGGCAAGCTCTCCGAacttttggttctcttttttattttgtgtgagtgagtgtgtgtgtggaataatttcaaggagagcgagggccaggacgtggggatctcagctccttgttccttgctgtgatcaatatcccccatatccccccaaatccccccatatctccccaaatctgcccccataCCCCCCAAACACCTCATATCCcaccatatcaccccaaaaccgccccatATCCCCACAAATCCAACCCCCATAAACTTCCaaccccacatatccccccaaatcctccccaaatCAACCCATATCCCcacaaatcccccccaaatcccccttacGCCCtgaaatcaccccaacatatatcccccaaacaccccccatatccctacaaatcacccccaaaaccacccatattccccaaaatcacccccaacatcccccactccctcatcttcccccaaatcaactcaactgccccatactcctcctaatcacttccccatattccatcaaccccaccatatccacccaaatcatcccaaaatcgatccaggtcccccaaatcaatccaaaacttccccatatacccccatatcccacataatacccccaaaccaccccaaaaccgaccatataccttaaatcaccactaaaacgtcttcatatgcccccaaaccactcatatgccaccaaatcacccccaaaaccacccatatcaccccaaatcacccccaatatcccccaagcccacatatccccccaaatcaccccaacccccccttatgcccctaaatcaccccaacatatctcccccaaacaccccgatatcccaccaaatcacacccccatatcccccaacccaccatatccccccaaaccactccaaaacttccccatatccccccaaatcaccccaaatcctccacAAACACCTAAATCAACctaaaaaccctccatatcccatcaaacacccccatatcacccccaaacacaCTATACACCCAAACCCTCCTCACATCACCaaatatatcccccaaatcaccccaaaacctccccagatcatttcaaaacacccgttatacccccatattaccccaaagcccctatatccctccaaatcaccccatatccccatgccctctcaaatcaacccaaaacaccccatatcccccaaaacatctatatacccccatacatatcaccccaaaactccacaatccccccaatcatcccaaaacacacccgtatcaccccatatcatccatattaccccaaaaccacacgtatccccccaaataacccccaactcccccatatcccctaaatcatccccaaaacttccccatatccccccttatcccccatatcaccccaaacctactaaaccaccccaaacttcctctatattcccaaaaccacccggacccccaaaatctcaagagacaccccaagcgtgctacagatcctgcccccacagctccctgagtgcccacagacaagagaggtttggggtgaaccgggtggattttggggggggggtataaaactggaggatttgaggtatgacaggaatttgggggtgaaattgagagattttgggaacatggagtttgggatgaaactgagggatttgggccatggtggagtttggggtggaaaggggcaattgcaggtatggggggatttggggtgaaatgagggaatttggggtacaggggggaaaaagggattttgcctacagggatgttttggggtcaaactatggggggatttggggatggaactgggtggttttgggggtgctggagtaaattctggggacaaacggggggattctgtggttccaaaagagattttggggtgagtgtgggagatgtggcagtcaaactagaacattctgggtgaaaacagggggattctgggtccaaggaagatttgggggtgaaactggaaggcttttgcggttgctagaacagattttggagcaaaactgggggggtttgactttcaagatagattctgagaatgaaacatgagagttttgagggtgctgaggctgatttgggggtcaaagcgggaacacttgggttcaaagtgggagatttgggggtcaaaaatgattttggatgtcaaatggggaaatttggggataaaacacggggtttgggggccaaacacggatctggggaccaagggccatttcggggtgaaaaggggggttggggatcagggggaactcaccctgcagcgcccaggtgagggtggccctggtgacagtggaggcgccgtcccccaccccacggcgtcccagcactggtactggagggggtcggggctgatgctctcggggtacccctggggcagcagctcccgccgggggggGTGGGCACAGGTACCCCGGgaaccccaggaaccccaaatcccccctgcaacccacccaaactgcttttgccacctccaggtatctccaaaacagcctcggccccccccaaacccctctccaacctcacccacccacgactccattgcactccccctaggacccaaataccccccaggaccccaatatcccccacacctcccacagaaccccagtaacacccccccaataaccccccggtccccagtgccccctcacggcacaggcaggagtgtgggcaggtgctggggggacacaacgtgctggagccccccggggtcccctggccccacagggcctactgcctgcgacactctgccagggctccgtgggctccagggaggcggcccgggcaggaggcctccagctctccagggcctcccctgagggatgttcctgcagagatttggttcgcccggccagtgggaattcctcctctggaaacactggcgttgttctggagggctgacggaatgtttctcctgcaaaggcggcagcagccccagccccagcagccccagccctcgtggtggtggctccggcccagcagggctgagcgcaggggctgggcccgatttccctgcagggggggcgggatcgctggggaaggggaaagctttcgtctaaaacccccaactttgtcatggttctgatttttcctcaaaaaaaagctttgttgtcaccttttgggctcttcagacgttctgatgtggggctgtgcttgtccttttcccttgaactcggtgggttttgctgtctgtaggggtctgtggtgtctgcggggttgatctgtcaggttatgagatagggaatttaaacaattttaattagatggcgcagagcttgcgccaagatgagggggctatacgtgaagacatagcaggggctgacactgttgcgaagatattatcttctggctcaaacagaagcttcctattgtccttgaagtagtacaaatcagcaatagatcacctcaaatcctaacactaattggccttgcggtttagctaggagccagggaacaactgaggctgcgcagaagaataaggtaaaaagttcattcagcgaggaagaggagctacttcatctgtatgaccctcgcccaggaacttgcgaccaccaaaggagctgaacgcgcagacgcaagaggaggagacctaattaccatgagaagcgaggggaggcggggaaatattatgtttatgtataagcattctatgaatatgcattattttgtaatatataagcaggacgagagctgcaaggggtgcgcatgcttgtggaggagcgatcccccatgcgcccggcgctgaataaacgtacctactttacaacttcacagttgtggagttagtttttccgcaagtcagattgtttaagaaccctccccgatatcggatcagGACACCACTGGAGGTCACCGACAAACAGGGATCTGCGTTTCCTGCAGCCGCTGGGAGGGGATTTAGAccggggaggggaggtggagtCCTCCAGCAGTTTTGCGAGAAATTAGTTTTCGCCGACTGATAAAATATGGCAACGCTCTGAtcacagagtattgcaaaccaggcaAACCACgtatcgtagtccagctgatgaataaggagtgagcACAGCCATCAAATACTTTATGCTGTTCTGGTGGTGAGCACGGCTGAGTCAGCGTGGCGTGGGTTTGTACGCAGGCAGCGACAGTCCACTGCTGCctgtgactttggctgaggcatcattcagacgactctctcctctctccctgctctgctcgggcagcgagaggcctgtgtgctgcacgcacgaggtactgcagcagtacaagtatctctgggtggatcaggctcgcgtggctctgggcgaagtcgcccctcggatccaagggcagctcctgtctgagcacagaggctggtctggagctgggggctgcagtgtttgatctgctgccttttcctcgggGAGCTGCCAAAGAGTTGTTCTGCCGTGGCAGCTGAcggctgccctcttgcctctgcaaagggttaaatccccagagtgccggtgtcggtgtgggactggcacccactcttggctgcgtggaagtgtcccggcccttctggagatgcgctgctgccagctggtgaGACGGGAGGGCGcacggctgtggctcagccttcccctgtcactgatggtacagaaccgcagttcaggggccacgtcccaggtttctggcgtgATTTTGACGCCTTAGCtgctgtcgttctcattcctggcccctctgttcctgttccgcagggctgatctgcctggccgcaGTCTCGTTTCTGGTTCCGTGCTCTGCCAGCAGACGgggcacggagaaagggccctcagcgccggcttgggtgtgacctctcagctctctccaaggggggtgtcgtttccagaggggtggcaggatacagctgtcctgcgcttcgtgctgacgtcccctgggacatccccgcggggcagaacggctctttctgcccgggctctcggcagactggcagggCACCCAAATGTCGTGGTGGGTttggtggggctgcaggggcggggacggcagcgcccagacacagaacAACTTGTGTGTTCCGAAGGGAGCTCCAGCAAGGGCGTCACGGGCCggtgaacgcatcgagcggagcttccccGGTTCGACGCCGTCTGGGGGCGCCTGGCAAcgagagaccccagaatgacacccacccccagccccgtgccctgctcccgcgcccgccgcagccaggccgtggctcagggagtcctctgctgccgggagctgccagccacggcgggaGAAACCTGAACCCCCTCTGCACCCcggggccgagcagacagcggggggcggcgctgggcccctgGCACTGCCCCGCTCAGCACCCCGGGGTTGGAGGAGCCTCAGCGCGGCCGCGCTGGGCAGGACGAGCCCAGACAGTGCCGGGAGAAACCGAACCCCCgcccagcgccccccgcctgcggcccggccatcgctgctgggggtgcgggcagcgcaggcagcgcgggcaggggcgggcagcgctgcaccagcacccccaaaagcccccaaactttgccccaaaattctctttggaccccagaatgcCCCAGTTTGGCCTTAGAATGTTCTAacaactaaccagtgcccagtgaaatccagcccagctccccagtacaagagaggatttggtgctgggacaaatggcgacgtgccagctcgGCGCACGGGAGCTTTTTTgtgccctgaggtgtctcaggaggggcaggatgggcccaagcttccctcctcctcctcctcctctccgggctgggtgcgggtgtgcggtcctgggggcagcggcagaggccgggggggaccctgctcagcacactcaggggggtccccgtgggaaggacgctacggagtcccagcggcttgtggctccagctttattttaaaaaaaataattattcaaggaCAGCCTGTTTCCAGAGCGTTTGGTCTCTTGaaggctcatcagagccagcagcacagcgaccgcaggctccatctcgATGTCGGACTCTGCTCTATGGTCAGGACCGAGATGGTCTtggctgccagggacctgatggaGAGTTCAGtgtctttccccaagggcaggagcgctgggagagaagggagcagagcagacgtgagcccccagtgcctgcagagacccccaggacccccccccagcccatgccagccccatccatcttcttccctggccaggaggagccggtgagagaaccagagcgcctgaagctgctgctcaggaatgacccgtgaGCCTCcgacacacaaaggagctcaggactgggccagacCACAGagtcatttttctgtttgccatacgagctggtctagagttgtgtgtggcctcaacgagcccgtgtattgatctgagcatcagtgtggagtctggacatcatcagcctcctggcaaggggcaggacagagatGGCTGTCCTTCccccacaaattcccttcctttctggggagaaaacaaaattcctcccatttcaagaccttactaaagagatatgctaacctgtGTGTCAAAGACACACACAACTTTGTgcaactgctcttgaaaaaacattctgaaactaCTCCTCTGCCCCCGGAGCGTTTTCTTGGGGCGGGgctgggcacggcagcacctgcccgggttCTGTCCCCTACTCACCATCGCAGatgtgccacagcctctcctggctgaggatgctctggcgccgcgcagcaagacctggggcacagagctaatgtcagagctctgctccccctgggcagggctgtcccccggcaaggacagctcctgagggctctgggacccatcaagacccccagcgagccccaccagtggcgACTGGGTCTGGtcggccagaaatgggtccctggggactcaccgatgaacctgacggcctcctcccgcacggtggcctgagggtccttcaggtagggcaggctctggagcagatactcctccaccctgctcctcctgtgcgttatctgagggagcacaagggcacggggctggtgcgGACCCTCCACAGcagtccggaccagtccctcccgccagcaccccagctccctcccagtgactcccgtctcccagccaggagccccgtggggctgggggccagagagagccgcgggcagagggggctgggggtgccgagacccctctgtcccgctgccagggcccagctgggccgggctctcctggagaagagcccctgggggctgcgtgctggagggcagggaaggaggctgcagctggagcagcggggccggggcagggcggcgatgcagagcggcacagcccccccgggcacggctgcagcccccgtccagcccgccccgggggtttgggggttgtcctcaccaagcactctccgatcaggggtgtctgccctgtcttggccacagagctgagcctcctcaGGCCCAGGAACTTGGCAGAAGCGtggagggtgtcccgggaagcctgcggagaagcagaggctgggagatggccccagagcccagggaaggagacctggcatcctcctgctctgggcctggctttgagctgggggcacggggtgatcccgggaccggctccccttcattgctggggccatgccgcgctctgggagccggccccggctgagcagggaactgcctgtgccaggttctctggccctgctcgtgctggggctgcagggacccttcctgtggggcagggggtccccacctccccctccagctctgcagcacggggaccagtgcagcgggaccctgcggtgacaccttcccattgtccctcaggcccaggccacccccgtggtgtcagcacacccttccccgtgacaccaatcgctgtcactgcaccttggccacgctctcgatcTCCTCGTTGGTGTGCAgtaacagtgggagcagcacactctgcactgtcttcaacatttttttcttgtttctccccaccacgGTCTTCATCATGTCTtggaagaggcggatggagagctcccgcacgcggctgcactcctggcagggaggaggacagagggagctcagcaccagccgctcctcgcccacagggagcaggggcgttagcgtggccaggggagaggagctgctctggggccggatcctgaacgcaggagccgtcggccagacctgcagctgcggctcaaggccccg from Athene noctua chromosome 32, bAthNoc1.hap1.1, whole genome shotgun sequence includes the following:
- the LOC141972308 gene encoding maestro heat-like repeat-containing protein family member 7 gives rise to the protein MVLTGLNTLSKTPEMARKLAVLLPDILETLTDANANVKTKALVLFISVMGHMEREEANLISLSLAEKLLPLFDDECSRVRELSIRLFQDMMKTVVGRNKKKMLKTVQSVLLPLLLHTNEEIESVAKASRDTLHASAKFLGLRRLSSVAKTGQTPLIGECLITHRRSRVEEYLLQSLPYLKDPQATVREEAVRFIGLAARRQSILSQERLWHICDALLPLGKDTELSIRSLAAKTISVLTIEQSPTSRWSLRSLCCWL